The window AAAAAGACTATTTCCATCTCGATAATTCGTGTTTGGGTTTTAAAAGAGATTATTTGAAACCGATAGGTGGGGAGCAGGGGGTAAAGCCAAACTTGGAGCAGGAAGTCAGTTTAGAAACGGGAGAGGTTTTTAAATGGGAGCTTAATAAGAGTACAGAAGATATTATCGACCTAAAAAAGATTTTTGTACCAAACGAAGGAGTAGTTGCCTATGCTGCTATATGGATTGAAAGCGACAAAGAACAGGAGAAAATATTAGGAGTAGGGTCAAACGATGGAATGAAAGCATGGCTCAATGGCAAATTGTTATTGAAAGTACATAAACCACGTATTGTAAAAATAGATGACGAGTACCTAAAGTTGAAATTGAAAAAGGGGAACAATATTCTTTTACTAAAAATAGAACAAGGCTTAGGCGGATGGGGATTTGCTTTGCGACCTGTAGATAATGAAACAGCCTGGAAGCAGGTACAGAATAATCTTGATGTAGCAATGAACAGTGAATTTGTTATTGAAGGGGATAAAATTATTGGAACAATTGGAGATAATAATATAGTAGGGCAACTTAGTAACCTGCCAATGGCAGAAATCGAGTTTTCAGCTATCGATAAATCACATAGTAAAATAATTTCGGCACAACTGGGATCAAAGTTAGTTTTAGACAAGAAAGAATTTACTGCCAAAGAATATTCAATAAAAATAAGTTTTGATAGCGATAATGGCGGTCATAGCACATATGCATATATGAATACTTCGGTTGATGTGGTAGAGGAGTTGAGAGAACTTTTAGCACAAAAAAATGTTGTTAGCAATCTGATCATAGATCCATCGCCACTGGAAAATTATTATCTCGATTATATTAAAACAGTAAAGTGGTTAGATTCGGTAAATAAACTTTGGGAGCATCCATACGGATATCGAAGGTATTTGGGAGGATTGCAAAAGGCGTTTAAAGGTTTGGAAGAATTATCAGAAAGCAATAATAATTTCGAAAAGGTTTTTCCTCAGCCAAAATCTATGGAATTTAATGGAGCAAAATGCAAAATATCTCCAAATTGGAAAGTGTATTATTCTACAGAAACAAAAGATGTTTTGAATGAAAAAATTGAGTCTTTTTGGCGAGGATATTTTTCGCAGGAAGTAAATTATACTTCAGAGCCGGGGAAAAGTAAAACCATAAATATTTATTTAAAAGAGAATTCAGGTTTAGAGAAAGAAGCTTATGAAATTACGGTTGAAAAGAATATAGTTAAAGTAGTAGCTTCTGCCAAACAAGGATTGTTTTACGGATTAAGTACACTGGTACAGGCGCTCGAAATATCACATATACTTCCTACAGGAATAATTATAGATTCTCCGGCATATTCGGTTCGTAGTGTAATGCTATCAAATATCAAGGCAGAAATGAGCGATGATTTTAAGGCTTATATAAAAAAGTTATCCGGGTTGAGGTATAACGAAATTTACATCTACTCCGAAGGCTATTTACATTTGGATAATCATGATAAACTGAAAGAAATAACAGAGATTTTTGACTATTGCAAAGATCATTTTATTGAGCCGGTTCCCTTTATTGAAACTTTTGGATCTGCAACATTTACCGGTATTCTGGATCCTTGTTTAGATGAAGGTATTTATCACGAAAGGGAAAGTTTTATATCAGATAAGTTCGGATTTATAAAATTGGGAGTAAAGCGTATTCACGATTGCGATAATTCAACTATACGTGTGTTTGCAGGAGAGTTAGAGCTTGTGAAAAACACAGACTATATGCTCCTTATAACTGAAGAACCTAAAATTAAAATTATTAATTCTAATTATATACAGAAGGAATTAAAATTGAGTTTTGATGAAGTTGATTTTACAGATTTCCCACATCCGGCAACTTGTCCGAGCAATCCAAAAGGTTGGGAAATTCAGGAAAGAGTAATTTCCTCAATAATTAAAGAATTAAAGCCAAATAAACTGCATATAAGTCAGGATGAGGTAGGCTTTGTAAACAAGTGTAGCTTGTGTAAAGCTCGTGGTATATCTAATAGAGAACTGATGATTGACCAAATAAACAGAGTACATGAAATTATTAGAAAATATGATGATAATATAGGGATTTACATTTGGGGAGATATGTTTAGTGATCTACAAAATGCACCAAAAATAGATGCAGTTGGTGCAATAGATGGTTTACCAAAAGATATAATGGTTAACGATTGGAATTACCTGGCTGTTTATCACAGTGACAAAGCACAGACAATAAATCAAATGAATTTTTATTTGGAAAGGGGATATAAAACTGGTGGAGTAGCGTGGTTTGAACCGGCAAATATATTGGATATCATGCTCGCAGGTAAAAAATATCCCGACCAGTTTATGGGAATAATGCATAGTGCATGGTATGGTTATAAGTACAGTTTATTGCCCGTGGCTGAGGCAAACTGGACAGGACGAATTATAATTGGTGAGTTGGGGTTTTAAAGAAACGATTCATAAATTATATCAACGAATGATAAATAGTAAATTATGATAGATAAATTTTTTAAATCGATATTGTTATCAGTTTTTGTGCTGATATCTACAACAGTATTTGCCCAAAATAAGCCATCTATTTCAAAAGAGAATATTCTTGTTTACCGTGCAAGTGAAGCAAAGAAATTGAGTGAATCCGAAATAGAAAAGAACATCGAAATAATCCGCAGTAAAATGACTGTGGAAGAAAAGATAGAATTAATTACAGGCGATGATTTCAGAACAAAACCAAATGTACGTTTGGGAATTCCGGCTTTTACCATGACTGACGGGCCGCTGGGTCCCCGTGGAAAAGGACCTAACACTGTTTATTCAGCACCTGTAAATATTGCTGCTGCGTGGGATAGAGATTTAACATATCGTATAGGGCAATCGATGGGGGAAGAAACCAGGATTTTAGGATTCAACCTTTTGTTGGGACCCTGTATTAATATTGCAAGAGTTCCTTTTGGTGGACGAAATTTCGAGAGTTTCGGTGAAGACCCTTATTTAATGTCGGAGATGGCAGTACCTGTTATCGAAGGTGTTCAGAATAAAAACGTGGCAACCTGTACCAAGCACTTTGTAGCAAATAATCAGGAATGGAACAGGTTTGATGTAAGTGCTGAAATTGATGAACGCACAATGCGCGAAATATATTTCCCTGCGTTTAAAGCAGCTGTGCAACGTGCCGGAAGCTATTCTATCATGGGAGGATATAATAAAGTAAACGGAACTTATGCCAATGAGAATAAGTACTTATTGAACGATGTATTAAAAGAAGAATGGGGATTCGACGGAATTGTAATTTCCGATTGGGGTGCTGTTCGTTCAACGGTTAAAACAGCCGAAGCGGGTATGGATCTGGAAATGCCAAATGGCAAGTATTTGGGAGAGAAACTTCTTGCTAAAATTATAAGCGGAGAGGTTGATGAGAGTATTCTTGATGATAAAGTTGCGAGGATTCTCAGAATTATGTTCAGAATGAATCTTTTTGGAGAAACCCCCGATATGTATGGTGGTTATATTAATTCGG of the Bacteroidota bacterium genome contains:
- a CDS encoding glycoside hydrolase family 20 zincin-like fold domain-containing protein, whose protein sequence is MSFKKILSLLHVLLLTLNVLAQTTFENGRLIYSADELENGEFIKEFMLIGPFSNSLSDGEKDYFHLDNSCLGFKRDYLKPIGGEQGVKPNLEQEVSLETGEVFKWELNKSTEDIIDLKKIFVPNEGVVAYAAIWIESDKEQEKILGVGSNDGMKAWLNGKLLLKVHKPRIVKIDDEYLKLKLKKGNNILLLKIEQGLGGWGFALRPVDNETAWKQVQNNLDVAMNSEFVIEGDKIIGTIGDNNIVGQLSNLPMAEIEFSAIDKSHSKIISAQLGSKLVLDKKEFTAKEYSIKISFDSDNGGHSTYAYMNTSVDVVEELRELLAQKNVVSNLIIDPSPLENYYLDYIKTVKWLDSVNKLWEHPYGYRRYLGGLQKAFKGLEELSESNNNFEKVFPQPKSMEFNGAKCKISPNWKVYYSTETKDVLNEKIESFWRGYFSQEVNYTSEPGKSKTINIYLKENSGLEKEAYEITVEKNIVKVVASAKQGLFYGLSTLVQALEISHILPTGIIIDSPAYSVRSVMLSNIKAEMSDDFKAYIKKLSGLRYNEIYIYSEGYLHLDNHDKLKEITEIFDYCKDHFIEPVPFIETFGSATFTGILDPCLDEGIYHERESFISDKFGFIKLGVKRIHDCDNSTIRVFAGELELVKNTDYMLLITEEPKIKIINSNYIQKELKLSFDEVDFTDFPHPATCPSNPKGWEIQERVISSIIKELKPNKLHISQDEVGFVNKCSLCKARGISNRELMIDQINRVHEIIRKYDDNIGIYIWGDMFSDLQNAPKIDAVGAIDGLPKDIMVNDWNYLAVYHSDKAQTINQMNFYLERGYKTGGVAWFEPANILDIMLAGKKYPDQFMGIMHSAWYGYKYSLLPVAEANWTGRIIIGELGF